The following coding sequences lie in one Chanos chanos chromosome 4, fChaCha1.1, whole genome shotgun sequence genomic window:
- the LOC115810286 gene encoding epidermal retinol dehydrogenase 2 translates to MHTQVIRWFEGLLLHLQLIKESIDLIIGATFYFFEAFVRLFIQPPRKDVEGEIVLVTGAASGIGKLIAKELGRLGATLVLWDINWEALDKTAKRLRQSLDVRVYAYACDCGRRSEVYRVAEQVKQDVGDVSILVNNAGVVTGKYSFTEAPDSLVDRTLRVNAAAHFWTYKAFLPAMMKRNHGHLVCVAGHGGLFAMNGLADYCASKFAAVGFAESIALELLELKKEGIKTTIVCPYLINTAMFRGCQTKWPSILPILDQREAAKMIVDAILREKMFLLMPSSLYFLMAMKSFMPAKLGIIFMNFFGGLDIMDHFRGVPVPVVTYKKLQRQRENSIMELENPLIYFY, encoded by the exons ATGCATACCCAGGTCATTCGGTGGTTTGAGGGGCTACTGCTGCACCTTCAACTTATCAAGGAAAGTATCGATCTCATTATTGGTGCAACTTTCTACTTTTTCGAAGCATTTGTTCGGCTGTTCATACAACCTCCCAGGAAGGATGTGGAGGGAGAGATTGTTCTGGTGACTGGAGCAGCCAGTGGGATTGGCAAACTGATAGCAAAGGAACTGGGTCGCCTTGGTGCAACTTTAGTTCTCTGGGATATAAACTGGGAAGCCCTTGACAAGACAGCCAAGAGGCTGCGACAGTCTCTAGACGTGCGTGTTTATGCTTATGCTTGTGACTGCGGTCGAAGATCAGAGGTGTACAGAGTCGCAGAGCAG gTGAAGCAGGATGTTGGGGATGTGTCTATCCTTGTGAATAATGCCGGTGTGGTGACTGGAAAATACAGCTTCACTGAGGCTCCTGACAGTCTGGTGGACAGAACTCTGAGAGTCAATGCAGCCGCACATTTCTGG ACCTACAAAGCTTTTCTCCCAGCCATGATGAAACGCAACCATGGTCATCTCGTCTGTGTGGCTGGTCATGGGGGCTTATTTGCAATGAATGGATTAGCAG ACTATTGTGCAAGTAAGTTTGCAGCCGTGGGATTTGCTGAATCCATTGCTTTAGAGCTGCTCGAGCTGAAGAAGGAAGGAATTAAAACAACCATTGTGTGCCCTTATTTGATCAATACTGCAATGTTTAGAGGATGTCAAACAAA ATGGCCATCCATTCTTCCAATATTGGACCAGAGGGAAGCTGCAAAGATGATTGTGGATGCAATATTGAGAGAGAAGATGTTTTTACTGATGCCTTCGAGTTTGTACTTCTTGATGGCTATGAAGAG TTTCATGCCAGCCAAACTGGGAATCATTTTCATGAACTTCTTTGGAGGTTTGGATATCATGGATCACTTTCGAGGAGTCCCAGTGCCTGTTGTCACTTACAAAAAGCTTCAgcgtcagagagagaacagtataATGGAGCTGGAGAATCCACTTATCTACTTCtactga